In Oryza sativa Japonica Group chromosome 1, ASM3414082v1, the genomic stretch GACATTACCTAAATAAAATTAACTATAGCTGATTTTCATATACATTTTTTATATTAGGACCGGAGCACCGGTTTATGTTGAAAAGTGATTTTTCTGAAAAGAAATATATGGAGAACAATATTTAATTTCCTTTTTCCCGTAAatacaatataataatattttatatatcaaTCGAGATAAAATGTACTcgctccgttttaggttataagatgctgtgactttggtcaaagtcaaacttcttcaagtttgactcagtttatagacaaatataataatatctgcATTACCGAATtagtttattaaattaataaataaatatattcttataatattttttttgggtaaaaaatgttactattttttctataaacttggtcaaacttgaagcaatttgaacttgatcaaagttaaaatatTTCGTGCGAGGACACGACTAATTAACTCAGGATGTGCAGGTCGTAACGCCAACTCACTGTTTTGACCAATTTAATCTTCATACGAGCTAGCAATGTGATATatataaacacatacatatatgttgCAATAATGCTAATTTAACTTGCTAGCTACTACGTATAGGTACGTATAAGTACGTACTTTTCTATATATCTGTATCGACGGCGGCTTGAAGATATGCTAACAATTAATAATTAGTTCACGGGATAAACTGGTAATTAAAGATATACTAGTACAACTAACCAACTTTACACACCAACAACGTATGTATATGGTAGCTAGCTAAGGTTCGTACCAGACGGCGCGTATATATTTGTACGTATGAGTATTTATGGGTATTATATACTGTGTATTCGTCGGTACGTACGTGTGCATGTAAATGATTCACATGCATGTACTCTTATTACGTATGTGAATCTAGACGTTGTACGTGATTACGTATGTACATGTAGTATATTTATGGTCAAGGTTAGGTATACGTACGTAGCAGGTCCAGCTAGCTATATCAACTCACCACCGACATATATTATTATGACGTTCACTGTACACACTAATTTGTGCCTCGGAAAGAGTAAGCTAACTTTTTCCGTTCTTAAATACAAGAAGTTAcataattcaaattttatatgcaATATAAGTATTTAATTTATGGGACATTTCTCGATTGGTTGTACACCCGTCTATGGTATTTGTAAAGTAAAGGGATCATTATACGCAGGTATACGTCAGATTATATGGTAAAGAACCTAAAGAAGATGAAAGATAAAGGATTTTTATACTGGTTTCAATTCAGACCCCCGATATGAGTAATAGCTCTAATTCAGTTTATGAGTATACCAATCGAATAAACCATTTTGATTACAAAGGAGAGTAAGTTAGCTAATCTAATGAGGATCTACCGAGAACTATCTGATGACTTAATTTGGAGTTGACGGCTAGCGATTGTCTTCCTCCTAGATGTCTATCTCAATGTGCTTGTGGCTATGATTTATGATTCGgcgtcctctcctcctaggggagTATTGTATTTATATAGATAGACAACTTATTCTTTAATTAGAATTTGAATACAGGCAAATAAGACCTAGGACACAGGCAAATAAGACCTTGCCTTCATAGGATCGAGCTCCGACGCAAGCAAAATTGGCAATCGTCACAATGTGATTTAGATAGAGGAAAACCGTTGGGAGAAATTATATCGATGCCATGATAGCTAGTTGTGTATTGCCGATAGGCTAGACTATATATATGGGACTGGTACGGTATCTTGAAAGAGCTAGGAAAGAGATGCTAGAGAGTTGGGTCTCTTTGATTTGGCCAGTGATTTGTTGGTACATGAGGCAAAACCCCTGGCACCAGCCTATTTATGGTTATCAGGTTTTGGCTAGCTACAACttaattaaaaatgtttatGTTTATGTTTAGAAAGAAGGGAGTAACTTTGTttgatattataaatcgttttgaatttgatttttatgtttttttaagtttcatcaagcttaaaaaaatacaataacattttcatacaaaataaacatattatcgaAATATGCTTAATGCTATATTtactaaaactaatttgatgttatagGTGTTGTGAGATCTTTCTATAAACTTCATTAAGAAACATTTGAAAAAAAGGATCAAAACGGTTCTaatatgaatgaatgaatgaatagaGGGGTACGGCATGTGCTCTGCATATACCGTTACTACGCCTCGTACGATTCTGACCGGGTAGCTAGGGTAGGGTGATTAATTATTGGTGCAAATTAACCATTGGCTATGCAGGCATGGCTAGCTGCTGTAACTAATTCTCCATCGATCATTCGATCTGCCAGATCGGTGTCCTCCTGAATTAATCTCAAATCTGGATGTAAAAAAGATAATTAATCAATTCCCCTTTCATGTTGTCGACTGCATGTGAGCGAATGAAGTTCAGCAGCTAGCTAATGCAGTTCTTCTGACTTGCAAGTCACAGGAAAGCAAATGCCTACAGTTGAGAAAAGCACAAAGCTGATATCTACATTACACAATGCTACAGTTTAATGGACGGATGATTTCTGCATTACAGCATTAGTACGTCTTAATTGCAACTGTCGGTCAACTGCTCCATTGATCGATCTCTCGTGCTGTTCCTgcatgtgcatgcatgtatgagTACGTACGTACAGCTAGACTGGTAGTTTAATTTGATTGTATAAACTGACGATTTTAGTTAATTACTATCTAAGCGTctatttagtttgctgtcatTTTCAATCCTATCAAAATTTAGTAATGCTGAATTTTGAAATGACAATAAACTAAACACACACTTCAACTATGTACCTTATCACAATTTGGCAAATTTAaaagttctctctctcaaaaCTCCACTTAACTTTGGTAAAAgcatcaaaccaaacaaaataataCTATCAAAAGTATTGTTGATTTGATAACAAAATGAACAAGCTGCTTTAAATTTATTCCTCAGGTTCTTAGTACACTGTACACCTGGATCTCTCGATCGATCCCATATACCAGTACACTATAGATTGCTCTcgccttaattaattaatttctagaTCTCAAGAGGGCAACAGACCCCCTGGCAAGGACAGATCGAAAAACATCGCTCGCCTAACCATTCAATTCTCACTGAAAAAGCTTAATATATTAGGAGTAGTAAGCTAGCGTGTGAGGAAGATTCATAACCATATATCATCTTAATTAGCCTTTGTGATTTAGCTTAATCACATGgctaaggcacaaccacccatCCACTTAACTCTTCATTACTACGCTAGCTACACGAGGagagtagctagctagtacagGCCCCGGCAAGCATAAATAGCAGCGTCCCCTGCTTCCTTTCTTCATCGTCCTCAGCTCATCATCTGCATGCAGTTCACTGCACACCACACAGCTTAGCTTGCTCAGCTTCACTGATCTTCTTAGCTGCAGCTACTTCACTTTGCATAGTTTGATCGAACTAAATAACTCACCAAGTTAGCTGTAATGGCCAAGCTGATCCTCGCCACCTTCGCCGTCGTGTTCATGgcgctcgccgccacctccctcgccgGCGACCCGGACATGCTCCAGGACGTCTGCGTCGCCGACTACAAGTCCCTCAAAGGCCGTAAGTGTTGGACCATTATTGTTCATCGATTCATAAAATATGAATTgacctatttttttttaacgacccGTACAAGACAGTGCGAAGATTCATATTAACGTATATATGTATGTCGTGCAGCGCTGCGGCTGAACGGGTTCCCGTGCAAGAGGATAGAGAACGTGACGGCGAACGACTTCTTCTTCGATGGGCTGATGAAGGCCGGGAACACGGGGAACGCGGTGGGgtcggtggtgacggcggcgagcgtggAGAGCCTGCCGGGGCTGAACACGATGGGGGTGTCCATGGCGCGTATCGACTACGCGCCATGGGGGCTGAACCCACCGCACACGCATCCCCGTGCCACCGAGATCATCTTCGTCGTCGAGGGCTCCCTCGACGTCGGCTTCGTCACCACCGCCAACAAGCTCTTCACCCGCACCGTCTGCAAGGGGGAGGTGTTCGTCTTCCCGCGGGGGCTCGTCCACTTCCAGAAGAACAACGGCAACACGCCGGcgttcgccatcgccgccttgaACAGCCAGCTCCCCGGGACGcagtccatcgccgccgcgctcttcggcgccgcgccgccgctgccgtcggaCACGCTGGCCAGGGCGTTCCAGGTCGACGGCGGCATGGTCGAGTTCATCAAGTCCAAGTTCGTCCCGCCCAAATACTAGaattgcattgcatgcatgcatactgcAGGAAGAACAAGATGGCAGCTGAGCTAGCTAGCCCTATCGcgataataataattaagaggacgtacgtacgtaccgTTAAAAAGTTTGTGATTTGATTGGTAGGATTTGTGTCagtgtgtgtttgtgtttgtGAGTCGTTTGAtttgtaatttttatttttgtttttgagtCGTCGTCGATCGATCGGGTCGTGTCTCGTACTACGTGTGTGTGGTACGTGGCCGGACCTGATCATTACTGTATTATTACTTCATGGTTTAGTACTACCACTGTTACTTCATTAATTTCTGTTCAATTTTCGCCATGCATGAGCTATACGTACCCTACCTACTATACGTACGTATACTGTGTCGTCAATGGTATGCGCGTACGTATGCATCTTTCTGTTCCAACAACAGTTTTGCGCCCCTTCACCCATTATTTGAACAGCTAGCTAAGATCGattaatccaaaaaaaaagaagtgaaacaatatattaacatatataatccATATATTCTtgtctcttcatctctctcctttaAATTTCATCGTTGTCCCTGCCGCTAGCTTCCTTCACCTTGTTGGCACCGGCGAGGCTTGACAAGTATATATGTCCACCATCGCGCGATCTGTACTCCCAACGTCGTGCGACTAGCTTCTTCGTCGGCACCGGTTATCTATCACTACCACGGAAGGGATTATCAGATATAATGTAGTCGTCGATCGGAGAAACAATTTGAATTTGGTGAACCATTACCATCAATCAATGTGCTTTTGTCACTAGGGAATCGTCGCATGATCGATAAGGTATTTGAACCGCCATGTATACGTAGACGATATTCTTAATTAAGTATAAGTATTCTTTCAGTTTTTCGTAATGAGAACtatatataaatgaaaaatGGCTTGGGAAAAGTAGAATCATCTCGATCTGATACTCCAAAGTTCTTAATAATTAACTAGTGGACTACTTCTATAGATGATAGTTACCCAggaatgaaaaaattgaaaataaaaaattatgctATTTGGAGACTTGGAAATTAAGTTCTCGATCACCTGGATATATCTATCGTTATTACTTAAATTATTTTCTGGGTTAGAATAAttattcttcattttttttaagttctcATGGTAGAAACAACAGGAGAAATGTCttaggggtcttccggctagcttcacaaggtggtgggTTAGTTGAGCTGGATttgaagcctcaccccttctatttatttgatattagattaTTCTCTAATATTCACTTTTTAATGACAGAACAACAGAAGACAAATGTACATGTATCTATGTTGAATAACAGAACAAAGTGACTAAAAAAACAGGATACACAAAACCTACAACACTAATATGGCTCTCTAATATAAGTCCACAATGTGTATACTAGAATATCCTTTTTTCTTATGCCAACATACTCTACAGGAATAACTTCTGCTAGCTTGATATCTAGAAGTCCAAGTGATTTGCTTTTTGTTTAATGTTGCGAATTACCTTGTCGATTTGATTAAACAAGCTAGCTAGCGTACGTATATACGTACATTACAGTACAcactatagctagctagtacgTAGTCAATTAGCTAGCTGCCTGCGTACGTACTTGGCGTCAACCTCAGCAGTCTTGCGTTTACGCCAGCATCTGATTATCTGAACAGGAACACGTGCACAGTATACCGTGCAAGCTACAAGGCAAAATGCATCCATCTTGTACTATTACCTGGAGTCTGGGCAttactctctctcgctctccatCTCTCTAATCCCCAATTACTCTCTCTTTCATGTGCATGCGTGCTAGTTTGCATAAAACAAAACGTGCATGCCTCCATTAACAATTAACATGAGGAGTTAATTACACTACTCTCACTCTCCCCCACACACAGTCACATCGACACATGAGATAATAGACTATATTCATCAAATTTCACTCGATTTGTACATTTTTATTGGTTGCATGGCCACAATTTTATCCATATATCCATTCCACTGTCACGACTCTATTAAGCTACTCGATCCACATATCTATAAATACCACCTCCCCTAACCCTAGCTTTTCATCAAGCCATAACtttttagtcaaaaaaaaagtgatcatTGATCTAAACTACTTGCAGGTGACGCACACGTACGTACTCACACAGCTAAGAGCTACAGATAGTACTCCAGTTCACTTAGCTACATCAATCAAGGAAAATTAAGCTTAGCAACAACCAGCTAGCTTCCATGGCGGCAAAGCTCCCCACTgtcgtcctcctcgcctccttcgccgccgtcatcctctccctcgccgcgcCGTTGCTCGCCGGCGACCCCGACATGCTCCAGGACATCTGCGTCGCCGACTACAAGTCGCTTCAAGGCCGTGAGTGACCAATGGTTTTAAGTGCAGCTATGGTTTTTCATGCTTTAACTTTGATCGTCcatcttattatttttttaaaaaataataaaataaagtactattcatattttatcatcttatgagaacaaaaatattaattataaaataaataaataaaatgaacgaTCAAAGTTAATCACGAAAACTTATGGttacacttaaaatgagacggagagagtagcttTCATTCTGATCGATTTGAGATCTTATAGTGATCGACTGATCGATCGTGATCTTGTGTGTGCAGCGCTGAGGGTGAACGGGTTCCCGTGCAAGCCGGAGGCGAACGTGACGGCGGAGGACTTCTTCTTCCCGGGGCTGGGAAAGCCGGCCGACGTGTACTCCGGCAACCCGATGgggtcggcggtgacggcggcgacggtggagaggaTCCCGGGGCTGAACACGCTGGGCGTGTCCATGGCGCGCGTCGACTACGCGCCGTGGGGCGGCGCCAACCCGCCGCACTCCCACCCGCGCGCCACCGagatcctcttcgtcgccgacGGCCTCCTCGAGGTCGGCTTCGTCgtcgccacggcggcgccggcgagcagcaGGCTCATCACCCGCGTCGTCCCCAAGGGCGGCGTCTTcgtcttcccccgcggcctccTCCACTACGAGCGGAGCGTCGGCGAGAAGCCCGCCGTGGCGATCTCAGCGTTCGACAGCCAGCTCCCCGGAAcgcaggccgccgccgacgcgctgttcggctcgtcgtcgccgg encodes the following:
- the LOC4325743 gene encoding germin-like protein 1-3 precursor; protein product: MAKLILATFAVVFMALAATSLAGDPDMLQDVCVADYKSLKGPLRLNGFPCKRIENVTANDFFFDGLMKAGNTGNAVGSVVTAASVESLPGLNTMGVSMARIDYAPWGLNPPHTHPRATEIIFVVEGSLDVGFVTTANKLFTRTVCKGEVFVFPRGLVHFQKNNGNTPAFAIAALNSQLPGTQSIAAALFGAAPPLPSDTLARAFQVDGGMVEFIKSKFVPPKY
- the LOC4325744 gene encoding germin-like protein 1-4 precursor, producing MAAKLPTVVLLASFAAVILSLAAPLLAGDPDMLQDICVADYKSLQGPLRVNGFPCKPEANVTAEDFFFPGLGKPADVYSGNPMGSAVTAATVERIPGLNTLGVSMARVDYAPWGGANPPHSHPRATEILFVADGLLEVGFVVATAAPASSRLITRVVPKGGVFVFPRGLLHYERSVGEKPAVAISAFDSQLPGTQAAADALFGSSSPAVPTDVLARAFQVDGGVVENIKSKFQHK